In a single window of the Sander lucioperca isolate FBNREF2018 chromosome 19, SLUC_FBN_1.2, whole genome shotgun sequence genome:
- the katnbl1 gene encoding KATNB1-like protein 1 — MKQVDIINKEELDKERFQVHYGVHSPGKAKRLPSCKRKGCPLVEVGLKLHRRTSDVGRVCDPGMANKENELTCSDDVRGMHYNDNCGLPVNSAEASKMAGASSKFSDLTELSKDHEAMTHILFGRNLRLKVAQTLWQKNASELVAYLIRIEDTGVLLDCLPVLTNNLKTEAPCLSLGCCVDLMPQVKVILASKYEENIMVGLHWVQSVIRKWWPELSKNEKRLRDSCSEDRNIEVMKQRLKDLWKEGARLCLVPGSTGELAKAIESYLAQLP, encoded by the exons ATGAAGCAG GTGGATATTATAAATAAGGAAGAATTAGATAAAGAAAG ATTTCAAGTCCATTACGGAGTACACAGCCCAGGCAAAGCGAAACGATTGCCATCTTGCAAAAGGAAGGGTTGTCCATTGGTGGAGGTGGGCTTGAAGCTGCACCGCAGAACATCAGATGTAGGCCGTGTCTGTGATCCCGGCATGGCCAACAAAGAAAATGAGCTGACGTGCTCTGATGATGTGCGGGGCATGCACTACAATGACAACTGCGGGCTCCCTGTGAACTCTGCAGAGGCATCCAAGATGGCTGGGGCCAGCTCCAAGTTCAGTGACTTAACTGAG TTATCAAAGGACCATGAAGCTATGACTCACATCCTTTTCGGAAGGAACCTACGACTAAAAGTAGCCCAAACACTATGGCAAAAAAACGCCAGTGAATTAGTGGCCTACCTGATAAG AATTGAAGACACAGGGGTGCTGCTTGACTGCTTACCTGTCTTAACAAACAA CCTAAAAACTGAAGCACCATGTTTGTCACTTGGCTGCTGCGTTGACCTCATGCCCCAAGTGAAAGTGATTCTTGCCAGTAAATATGAAGA aaacatAATGGTGGGTTTACACTGGGTTCAGTCCGTCATCAGGAAATGGTGGCCAGAACTTTCTAAGAATGAGAAAAGACTGCGGGACAGTTGTTCAGAAGACAG GAATATTGAAGTCATGAAGCAGCGGCTGAAGGACTTGTGGAAGGAAGGAGCCCGATTGTGTTTGGTTCCAGGATCTACGGGAGAACTGGCAAAG GCCATTGAGTCTTATCTAGCACAGCTTCCCTGA